In Arthrobacter sp. UKPF54-2, the following are encoded in one genomic region:
- a CDS encoding response regulator transcription factor — MIRILIAEDEERISRFIEKGLRAAGFVPTVVTDGVTAVDYASSGQFDLLLLDVGLPRLDGFTVLTALRKSGVDLPVIILTARGSAADTVAGLDGGADDYMTKPFRFEELVARIRRRVRPGENNDPPSDHIIRHGVLELNLHTRSVSVGDRTVELSSREFALVEMFLLHPGQVLSRQQLLSHIWGYDFDGTSNVVDVYVRQLRQKIGADHIVTTRGAGYRLAGEGEP; from the coding sequence GTGATCCGCATACTCATCGCCGAAGACGAAGAACGCATCTCCCGGTTCATCGAGAAGGGCCTGCGGGCTGCCGGCTTCGTTCCCACCGTGGTCACCGACGGCGTCACGGCCGTGGACTACGCGTCCAGCGGCCAGTTCGATCTCCTGCTTCTGGACGTCGGGCTTCCCCGTCTGGACGGCTTCACCGTCCTGACCGCGCTCCGTAAAAGCGGGGTGGACCTTCCGGTCATCATCCTCACCGCGCGGGGCTCGGCCGCGGACACCGTTGCGGGCCTGGACGGCGGTGCGGATGACTACATGACCAAGCCGTTTCGCTTCGAGGAACTGGTCGCACGGATCCGGCGACGGGTCCGCCCGGGCGAGAACAACGACCCGCCCTCGGACCACATCATCCGCCACGGCGTCCTGGAGCTGAACCTCCACACGCGCTCGGTGAGCGTCGGGGACAGAACGGTGGAACTCTCGTCCCGCGAGTTCGCGCTGGTCGAAATGTTCCTGCTACACCCGGGACAGGTCCTGAGCCGGCAACAGCTCCTCAGCCACATCTGGGGCTACGACTTTGACGGGACGTCCAACGTGGTGGACGTCTATGTCCGCCAGCTACGGCAAAAAATCGGTGCGGACCACATCGTCACCACGCGCGGCGCCGGATACCGGCTGGCCGGGGAAGGGGAACCGTGA
- a CDS encoding copper resistance CopC/CopD family protein — translation MLRGTPPWARDRGSWAHGPRVRRLLGLVFAVSVLLGMPAVPAWAHGELVSTTPAEGAVLPGAPGSVELAFDEPVSLVPDGLQLYDGSGGHRSLPGEAVEATVRVTLPSDLAEGSYVLGWRVVSDDSHPESGVLSFAVGQAGASVPTVVKSDAGPVDVLYGVLNAFGYLGLFCLVGLTVFDLFIARATAAGRRLPRAAALVAVGAYLVLVPLTTVRERGLGLGALFDPAVVTGWPWGPVLTLVLAASGVVLMLFRARLQRRAGFWVGTVGAAAALASVLPVGHTQTFGPRWLVMGADLVHAATAAVWLGGLVALILHLTSARRRKSDPAAAAVVLGRFSTLAGGVVVLLGLTGTILAVVIVGSVTALVGSSYGLLLLAKLAMVAVIGALAAWNRFGLVPRLARAGTTGTAWPRLARAIRLEAAGVVVVVGLTSALTLTNPRETDATAGPATAGKAAAVGSPVLADLGTGHLAGRFSPGTAGANVITFDLTDAGGAPIVPLGMPQVSVAEPNLSLGPLAAEVEPGEKPGSYRAKVLLPVAGQWKITAAVRVNELEQPAAVADVVVVACPMGKSVGRSDGATGAIPPC, via the coding sequence GTGTTGAGAGGAACGCCCCCGTGGGCCCGGGACCGGGGATCCTGGGCCCACGGGCCCCGCGTGCGCCGGCTTCTGGGGCTGGTGTTTGCAGTGTCGGTGCTGCTGGGGATGCCCGCCGTTCCGGCCTGGGCGCATGGCGAGCTCGTGTCCACGACGCCGGCCGAGGGCGCCGTACTGCCGGGTGCGCCGGGCTCGGTTGAGCTCGCCTTCGACGAGCCGGTCTCCCTGGTCCCCGACGGCCTCCAGCTTTACGACGGCAGCGGTGGTCACCGCTCATTGCCTGGCGAGGCGGTGGAGGCGACGGTCCGGGTTACCTTGCCGTCGGATCTCGCCGAGGGCAGCTACGTGCTCGGTTGGCGGGTGGTTTCCGATGACTCCCACCCCGAGTCAGGGGTGCTCTCTTTCGCTGTGGGGCAGGCCGGCGCATCGGTCCCGACCGTCGTCAAGAGCGACGCCGGGCCGGTGGACGTCCTGTACGGGGTGCTCAACGCCTTCGGCTATCTGGGGCTCTTTTGTCTCGTGGGTCTCACGGTCTTTGACCTGTTTATCGCCCGCGCCACCGCGGCGGGCCGTCGGCTGCCCCGGGCGGCCGCACTCGTCGCCGTCGGCGCCTACCTCGTGCTGGTGCCCCTCACCACGGTGCGGGAGCGAGGGCTGGGTCTCGGCGCGCTGTTTGATCCGGCGGTCGTCACGGGGTGGCCGTGGGGGCCTGTGCTGACCCTGGTCCTGGCCGCATCCGGCGTGGTGCTGATGCTTTTCCGGGCGCGGCTGCAGCGCCGGGCAGGCTTCTGGGTCGGGACGGTGGGAGCAGCGGCGGCGCTGGCCTCGGTGCTGCCTGTCGGCCACACCCAGACCTTCGGACCCAGGTGGCTGGTGATGGGCGCCGACCTCGTCCACGCCGCGACGGCCGCGGTCTGGCTGGGTGGTCTTGTGGCACTGATCCTGCACCTCACCAGCGCCCGACGCCGGAAGAGCGACCCGGCCGCGGCTGCCGTCGTCCTGGGCCGGTTCTCCACCTTGGCCGGCGGCGTCGTCGTCCTGCTCGGCCTCACCGGGACCATCCTGGCCGTGGTGATCGTTGGCTCAGTGACCGCCCTCGTCGGGAGCTCCTATGGCCTGCTGCTGCTGGCCAAGCTTGCCATGGTCGCGGTAATCGGCGCCCTTGCGGCATGGAACCGCTTCGGGCTCGTCCCTCGCCTGGCTCGCGCCGGCACAACGGGGACTGCTTGGCCCAGGCTGGCACGAGCCATCCGCCTCGAAGCGGCCGGGGTAGTGGTGGTTGTTGGGCTTACTTCGGCCCTGACGCTGACGAACCCGCGTGAGACCGACGCCACTGCCGGCCCGGCTACGGCCGGGAAAGCCGCTGCGGTGGGGAGCCCGGTGCTCGCCGACCTCGGCACCGGACACCTAGCCGGCCGGTTCAGCCCGGGCACGGCCGGAGCCAATGTCATCACCTTCGACCTCACCGATGCCGGAGGTGCCCCGATCGTGCCGCTCGGCATGCCACAGGTCAGCGTGGCTGAGCCCAACCTGAGTCTGGGACCGCTGGCTGCCGAGGTTGAGCCCGGCGAAAAGCCGGGCAGCTACCGGGCCAAGGTCCTGCTGCCCGTGGCGGGTCAGTGGAAGATTACCGCCGCCGTCCGGGTCAACGAGCTGGAGCAGCCCGCGGCCGTCGCCGACGTGGTCGTGGTCGCGTGTCCTATGGGGAAATCCGTCGGCCGCTCCGATGGCGCAACCGGAGCCATACCACCGTGCTGA
- a CDS encoding Ig-like domain-containing protein, which produces MPDIFPPEVAAAAVPLSATDVTKVPHYFGPYPNWANSPQTLADAMVKISVGTPTPVPYGNPLTERRYATDYAKPTGEMGPVLVVLDHAKLPAGTLNDFQSWNQGTAGGSPTTSAGNIFHALVLRPTGTAGEYTVVYASDELKVPTPTVATGEVETYSVPPVTVQKDDVIGFYGQGIPVDTGVPANGDTLSTPASGDPTLATNVAPAKDSTVKLGASNYPDFSHDRTYSFGADVTPTITDPGTGAEATASVDPKTGAISGITVTSPGAGYAVPPTVEITTAGVTPTTVATATAKIATGVITNIDVNETGYGFTKPAVTLTGGNPPAGSEAHARASGTVDNLKLTDGGKGYKTQPLVNISKPDLADGEQATASATMDANGVVTGVEIANAGSGYTSAPTVAISDASKTDPDQEAKVEATIGVTRIDVTDGGAGYASAPTVTIADTVGTPDKGASATAKVAVNGSVTDIVVTNPGAGYLTPGIKKFVDTLPGQGEANANDLGQYIPVAVPDTTTYPGTDYYEIAVVQYRMKFHRDLPATLLRGYVQLSTSVVPGKKVALSNANLDPALPDSPISFTGVDNPHYLGPTIVATKDRPVRVLFRNLLPTGVAGDLFLPVDTTVMGAGAGPSMMTLDPTTKVPMDMAKDEKSVLDGVRNPMCGQTPKPTTCYSENRATLHLHGGITPWISDGTPHQWVTPTGENTAYPKGVSVSNVPDMPDPGPGAETFFYTNQQSARMMFYHDHSWGITRLNVYAGEEAGYMITDETEQKLMAPGGALEGLGMGTSLTIQDKTFVPSAKRMAQLDPTWDPKKWGGEGNLWQPHVYMPAQNPGDPSGMSAFGRWFYGPWFWPPAKDAKYPPMANPYYDPNCDPNTADFCEPALIPSTPNNSVGMEAFHDTPVVNGTAYPTTTMDPKTYRFRILNGSDDRFWNLSWYVADPATGTEVALKASEVSMAQTDPVVTPTPDTTKSPKGPDWIQIGNEGGFLPTPAVVPAHETTWITDPTRFDVGNVDQHALLLAPAERADVIVDFSAYRGKTLILYNDAPAAFPGRIPGYDYYTGGPDMSPAGAPTTLPGYGPDTRSVMQVKISNAAPALAFDRPNTTADQMGKLMAAFDHHTDAAGNPAGVFESSQNPIVVGQAAYNQAYGKSFVNSGYCNAATNASAKCDGFARIAEQGGDSFKFDTLAGAQLSIPIEGKSVHDEMNSANFDEWGRMSGNIGLEAPGATPLLQNVILYPFVNPATEKLDGTKGTDSLHVTPISAAADGTQIWKITHNGVDTHPLHFHLNDVQVVNRVTWDNIIIPPEPTELGWKDTVRVSPLEDTIVAVRPILPKLPFAIPDSSRPLNPMMPLGAKGSTSGPNGSEAGFNNTDTNGNPIAPISNDMTNFGWEYVWHCHILSHEEMDMMRPISVSAPRTLPDASVASFTRPTNDVLLSWTDGTPVSLTDPTTWGNAKNEIGYKIERAPMTNGTVGAYAQIATTLANVTNYTDKSAGTGQYAYRIRAWNAAGDTVSAPLLTASTTPTVTAKNPSAGATGVATNVRPTVTFNEPVTGVSNSTFTLKQGTTAVPASVTYDATSRTATLVPTAALAADKPYTLSLTTAIKSVSGGSLAATSWDFITGPSPTVTTTNPAAGATGVGLGTIFLRTPLTAQFSEPVTGLPTTAASTPNFTLKLGTATIASKVSYNATTRVATLTPDGPLISDRTYTLSLSSSIKDLAGNPLTAKTWTFITGPAPVVIARTPAVNATRVSRTANITATFSEAVTGLPSTAAANANFTIKRTSTGTAFPARVSYSSTTKTATLNPSGTLLANTQYTVTLSSGIKDTAGNLLAPVTWNFTTGN; this is translated from the coding sequence ATGCCAGACATTTTCCCACCGGAAGTGGCCGCGGCCGCAGTCCCCTTGAGCGCCACCGACGTCACGAAGGTGCCACACTACTTCGGCCCCTACCCCAACTGGGCCAACAGCCCGCAGACCCTGGCGGACGCGATGGTGAAGATCAGCGTCGGGACCCCGACGCCGGTCCCCTACGGCAACCCGCTGACGGAACGCAGGTACGCGACCGACTATGCGAAGCCGACCGGTGAGATGGGTCCCGTGCTCGTTGTGCTCGACCATGCCAAGCTGCCTGCCGGCACCCTCAACGACTTCCAAAGCTGGAACCAGGGCACCGCCGGAGGAAGCCCGACCACCTCCGCGGGCAACATCTTCCACGCTTTGGTGCTGCGGCCCACGGGCACCGCGGGCGAGTACACCGTTGTCTACGCCAGCGACGAGCTGAAGGTGCCGACGCCGACCGTGGCCACCGGAGAGGTCGAGACCTATTCCGTGCCGCCGGTGACCGTGCAGAAGGACGACGTGATCGGCTTCTACGGCCAGGGGATTCCGGTCGATACCGGTGTCCCCGCCAACGGCGACACCTTGAGCACGCCGGCAAGCGGTGACCCGACGCTGGCCACGAACGTAGCTCCGGCCAAGGACAGCACGGTCAAGCTCGGCGCCTCGAACTACCCGGACTTCTCGCACGACCGCACCTACTCCTTCGGGGCCGACGTCACGCCGACCATTACCGATCCGGGTACCGGAGCGGAAGCTACGGCCTCGGTCGACCCGAAAACGGGCGCCATCTCCGGTATCACCGTGACCAGCCCAGGTGCCGGTTATGCCGTTCCACCAACGGTGGAGATCACGACCGCCGGAGTCACCCCGACCACGGTGGCTACGGCCACCGCCAAGATCGCCACTGGCGTCATCACCAACATCGACGTCAACGAGACCGGCTACGGTTTCACCAAGCCCGCCGTGACCCTGACGGGCGGAAACCCCCCTGCGGGCTCCGAGGCGCACGCGCGCGCCAGCGGGACGGTGGACAACCTGAAGCTGACCGACGGCGGCAAGGGTTACAAGACCCAGCCCCTGGTGAACATCTCCAAGCCTGACCTCGCCGACGGCGAGCAGGCCACCGCCAGCGCCACGATGGACGCCAACGGCGTGGTCACCGGCGTCGAGATTGCCAACGCCGGCAGCGGATACACGTCCGCCCCGACCGTCGCCATCAGCGACGCCAGCAAGACGGACCCCGACCAGGAGGCCAAGGTTGAGGCCACCATCGGCGTCACCCGCATCGACGTCACCGACGGCGGGGCGGGCTACGCGTCGGCACCGACCGTGACGATCGCCGACACGGTGGGCACGCCGGACAAGGGCGCCAGCGCCACCGCCAAGGTGGCGGTCAACGGCTCGGTCACCGACATCGTCGTCACTAACCCCGGAGCGGGCTACCTCACCCCGGGGATCAAGAAGTTCGTCGACACCCTTCCCGGCCAGGGAGAGGCCAACGCCAACGACCTGGGCCAGTACATCCCGGTCGCCGTCCCCGACACCACCACCTACCCCGGCACCGACTACTACGAGATTGCGGTTGTGCAGTACCGGATGAAGTTCCACCGCGACCTGCCGGCCACGCTGCTCCGCGGATACGTCCAGCTCTCGACCAGCGTCGTGCCGGGCAAGAAGGTCGCCCTCAGCAACGCCAACCTTGACCCGGCCCTGCCGGACAGCCCCATCAGCTTCACCGGGGTGGACAATCCGCACTACCTCGGCCCGACGATCGTTGCCACGAAGGACCGGCCCGTCCGGGTGCTGTTCCGCAACCTGCTGCCTACCGGCGTGGCTGGCGACCTGTTCCTCCCGGTCGACACCACGGTGATGGGCGCGGGTGCCGGTCCCAGCATGATGACGCTTGACCCCACCACCAAAGTCCCGATGGACATGGCGAAGGATGAGAAGAGTGTCCTGGACGGCGTGCGCAATCCGATGTGCGGGCAGACGCCGAAGCCGACCACGTGCTACTCGGAAAACCGCGCCACCCTGCACCTCCACGGCGGAATCACCCCGTGGATCAGCGACGGCACGCCGCACCAGTGGGTCACCCCGACCGGCGAAAACACCGCCTACCCGAAGGGCGTCAGCGTCAGCAACGTCCCGGACATGCCGGACCCAGGCCCCGGTGCGGAGACCTTCTTCTACACCAACCAGCAGAGCGCACGGATGATGTTCTACCACGACCACTCGTGGGGCATCACGCGGCTCAACGTCTACGCCGGCGAGGAAGCCGGCTACATGATCACCGACGAGACCGAGCAGAAGCTGATGGCTCCCGGTGGCGCCCTCGAAGGCCTCGGCATGGGGACCTCGCTCACCATCCAGGACAAGACCTTCGTGCCGAGCGCGAAGCGGATGGCCCAACTCGACCCCACCTGGGATCCGAAGAAGTGGGGCGGGGAGGGCAACCTCTGGCAGCCGCACGTCTACATGCCGGCGCAGAACCCTGGCGACCCCAGCGGGATGAGCGCGTTCGGCCGCTGGTTCTACGGCCCGTGGTTCTGGCCGCCTGCCAAGGACGCCAAGTACCCGCCGATGGCCAACCCCTACTACGATCCCAACTGCGACCCGAACACCGCTGACTTCTGCGAGCCGGCCCTGATCCCGTCGACACCAAACAACTCGGTCGGCATGGAGGCCTTCCACGACACCCCGGTCGTGAACGGTACCGCCTACCCGACGACGACCATGGACCCCAAGACGTACCGGTTCCGGATTCTCAACGGCTCCGATGACCGGTTCTGGAACCTGTCCTGGTACGTCGCCGATCCTGCCACCGGCACCGAGGTCGCGCTGAAGGCCAGCGAAGTCTCCATGGCTCAGACCGACCCGGTCGTCACACCGACGCCGGACACCACAAAGAGCCCCAAGGGACCGGACTGGATCCAGATCGGCAACGAGGGCGGCTTCCTGCCGACCCCGGCCGTGGTCCCCGCGCATGAGACGACGTGGATCACGGATCCGACAAGGTTCGACGTCGGCAATGTGGACCAGCACGCACTGCTGCTCGCACCGGCCGAACGGGCCGACGTGATCGTCGACTTCTCCGCCTACAGGGGGAAGACACTGATCCTCTACAACGACGCACCGGCGGCGTTCCCGGGCCGGATCCCCGGCTACGACTACTACACCGGCGGACCGGACATGTCCCCGGCCGGCGCCCCCACGACCCTGCCCGGCTACGGGCCCGATACCCGGTCGGTCATGCAGGTCAAGATCTCCAACGCCGCACCGGCGCTGGCCTTCGACCGGCCGAACACCACAGCTGACCAGATGGGCAAACTGATGGCGGCGTTCGACCACCATACCGACGCGGCCGGCAATCCCGCCGGCGTCTTCGAGTCGAGCCAGAACCCGATCGTGGTCGGCCAGGCGGCGTACAACCAGGCCTACGGGAAGAGCTTCGTCAACAGCGGATACTGCAACGCGGCCACCAACGCCTCCGCCAAGTGTGACGGCTTCGCCCGGATCGCCGAGCAGGGAGGAGACAGTTTCAAGTTCGACACCCTGGCCGGCGCCCAGCTCAGTATTCCCATCGAGGGCAAGAGCGTCCACGACGAGATGAACTCGGCGAACTTCGACGAGTGGGGCCGGATGAGCGGCAACATCGGATTGGAGGCGCCCGGAGCAACACCGCTGCTGCAAAACGTCATCCTGTACCCGTTCGTCAACCCGGCCACGGAGAAACTGGACGGTACCAAGGGGACGGACAGCCTCCACGTGACCCCAATCTCTGCCGCCGCTGACGGCACGCAGATCTGGAAGATCACCCATAACGGCGTGGACACGCACCCGCTGCACTTCCACCTCAATGACGTGCAGGTGGTGAACAGAGTTACCTGGGACAACATCATCATCCCGCCCGAACCGACAGAACTCGGCTGGAAGGACACCGTGCGGGTCAGCCCACTGGAGGACACGATCGTGGCGGTCCGGCCCATCCTGCCGAAACTGCCGTTCGCCATCCCGGACAGCAGCCGGCCGCTCAACCCGATGATGCCGCTGGGCGCCAAGGGCTCGACGAGCGGACCGAACGGATCCGAAGCCGGGTTCAACAACACCGACACGAACGGCAACCCGATTGCGCCGATCAGCAACGACATGACCAACTTCGGCTGGGAGTACGTATGGCACTGCCACATCCTCAGCCACGAGGAAATGGACATGATGCGGCCCATCTCGGTCAGCGCGCCGCGCACACTGCCCGACGCGTCGGTGGCGAGCTTCACTAGACCGACAAATGACGTGCTGCTGAGCTGGACCGACGGGACACCGGTGTCGCTTACCGACCCCACAACCTGGGGCAACGCGAAGAACGAAATCGGCTATAAGATCGAGCGCGCGCCAATGACCAACGGCACGGTCGGCGCCTACGCCCAGATCGCCACCACCCTGGCGAACGTCACCAACTACACCGACAAGTCCGCCGGGACAGGGCAGTACGCCTACCGGATCAGGGCGTGGAACGCGGCCGGGGACACTGTGTCCGCACCGCTGCTCACCGCGTCCACTACGCCGACGGTGACCGCCAAGAACCCCTCAGCCGGGGCGACCGGCGTCGCGACCAACGTCCGGCCGACGGTCACCTTTAACGAACCTGTCACCGGTGTCAGCAACAGCACGTTCACTTTGAAGCAGGGCACCACGGCCGTTCCGGCGTCGGTGACCTATGACGCGACGTCACGGACGGCCACCCTCGTCCCGACCGCCGCACTGGCCGCTGACAAGCCCTACACTCTCTCCTTGACCACGGCCATCAAGAGCGTCTCCGGTGGCTCGCTGGCAGCGACGAGCTGGGACTTCATCACCGGGCCCAGCCCGACGGTGACCACCACCAACCCCGCCGCCGGAGCCACCGGCGTCGGCCTGGGAACGATCTTCTTGCGGACTCCGCTGACTGCACAGTTCAGCGAGCCCGTGACCGGTCTGCCCACCACCGCTGCCAGCACGCCCAACTTCACCCTGAAGCTGGGGACGGCGACCATCGCCTCCAAAGTGAGCTACAACGCCACCACAAGGGTCGCCACGCTGACCCCGGACGGTCCGTTGATCAGTGACCGCACCTACACGCTGTCCCTGAGCAGCTCCATCAAGGACCTGGCCGGCAATCCGCTCACCGCCAAGACATGGACCTTTATCACCGGGCCCGCTCCGGTCGTCATCGCCCGGACCCCGGCGGTCAATGCCACCCGGGTGAGCCGGACGGCGAACATCACCGCAACCTTCAGCGAGGCGGTCACCGGGCTGCCGAGCACGGCCGCGGCGAACGCCAACTTCACAATCAAGCGGACCTCGACCGGCACAGCCTTCCCCGCCAGGGTCAGCTACTCCAGCACCACCAAGACAGCAACGCTCAACCCGTCTGGAACACTGCTGGCCAACACCCAGTACACCGTCACCCTCAGCAGCGGCATCAAGGACACCGCTGGCAACCTGCTGGCTCCCGTTACGTGGAACTTCACGACGGGCAATTAG
- a CDS encoding 2-hydroxyacid dehydrogenase encodes MPKKITVSLPDATLREYLQPHPDVTVLEWDLSGEPPQSRLDIVVPPYMGGAKVLRGLEGVETALVQSQSIGYDGVEEFLPAGRVFANAASVHETSTAELAVALILASQREFPRVLANQREGRWEGRPTASLADQRVLIVGYGGVGKAIEDRLLPFETTVTRVASRARTDDRGHVHGIDELPALLPEHDVVVVGVPLSDSTRHLIDDAFLAAMPDGALLVNVARGPVADTEALVKHTSSGRLRAALDVTDPEPLPQDHPLWAIPGVIISPHVGGASAAMRPRMGKLVQRQIELMQAGEPPVNVVINS; translated from the coding sequence ATGCCGAAGAAGATTACCGTCAGCCTGCCCGACGCGACCCTGCGCGAGTACCTCCAGCCGCACCCGGATGTCACCGTCCTCGAGTGGGATTTGTCCGGTGAACCGCCGCAGTCGCGCCTGGACATCGTGGTCCCGCCGTACATGGGCGGTGCCAAGGTCCTCCGCGGGCTGGAAGGTGTGGAGACCGCCCTGGTGCAGAGCCAGTCGATCGGCTACGACGGCGTCGAGGAGTTCCTGCCGGCCGGGCGGGTGTTCGCCAACGCCGCCAGCGTCCACGAAACCTCCACCGCCGAGCTGGCCGTGGCCCTGATCCTGGCCAGCCAGCGCGAGTTCCCGCGCGTGCTGGCGAACCAGCGCGAGGGCCGCTGGGAGGGTCGTCCCACTGCCAGCCTCGCGGACCAGCGCGTGCTGATCGTCGGCTACGGCGGCGTGGGCAAGGCGATCGAGGACCGGCTGCTGCCGTTCGAAACCACGGTGACCCGGGTGGCCAGCCGGGCCCGCACCGATGACCGCGGCCACGTCCACGGCATTGACGAGCTCCCGGCCCTGCTGCCGGAGCACGACGTCGTGGTTGTGGGGGTCCCGCTCAGCGACTCCACCCGCCACCTGATCGACGACGCGTTCCTTGCCGCGATGCCCGACGGCGCGTTGCTAGTCAACGTGGCGCGCGGCCCGGTCGCGGACACCGAGGCGCTGGTCAAGCACACGTCCTCCGGCCGGCTGCGCGCCGCCCTGGACGTCACTGATCCCGAGCCGCTGCCCCAGGACCACCCGCTGTGGGCGATCCCCGGCGTCATCATCAGCCCGCACGTGGGCGGGGCGAGCGCGGCCATGCGCCCGCGGATGGGAAAGCTGGTCCAGCGGCAGATCGAGCTTATGCAGGCGGGCGAACCGCCGGTGAACGTCGTAATCAACAGCTAA
- a CDS encoding HAMP domain-containing sensor histidine kinase, producing the protein MLERLRQRGRKAPGGARADAGTDPSGWSAKFHSVRFRVIAAMLGMMLAGLVTAGLIAFTVQFQDSDARVDQAILDKGNSVVKLVETYNAASGDSYGNRLHEAAEDIEPRSNEVMAGIVDGRIAWIKEGNPEEPLLDATLQSSVTKLPNRWAAAFGAFDAGRRPLRTVALPVPGTAGENTGTYLLLGRDAADQRDHNLASVQTYSLVAAGTLLAAALIGGLVAGRLLDPLRRLREATRVVSHEDLTQRVEVRDGEDDVTLLAKTFNTMLERLDEGARQQQQFLDDAGHELRTPLTILRGHLELVSVDDPADVMATREVLLEEVDRMQRLVDDLLLLANAGHPDFIRTAPIRIPDFLPQVMEKIHVLGDRRWQIDECADCTVEADPQRLTQAFVQLAANAVKYTGSAATIALGSKVEGATAPDGARVPGPETLVLWVRDTGAGIEMKDQERIFERFGRARPGRGEEGSGLGLAIVRAIAEAHGGSATVESAYGQGSRFMIRIPLQSVGADL; encoded by the coding sequence ATGTTGGAACGGCTGCGTCAAAGAGGCCGCAAAGCTCCCGGGGGAGCCCGCGCCGACGCGGGCACGGACCCGTCCGGGTGGAGCGCAAAGTTCCACTCGGTGCGTTTCCGGGTGATCGCCGCCATGCTGGGCATGATGCTCGCAGGGCTGGTAACGGCTGGCCTGATCGCCTTCACGGTCCAGTTCCAGGACTCCGATGCCCGCGTGGACCAGGCCATCCTCGACAAGGGCAATTCAGTGGTCAAGCTGGTTGAAACCTACAACGCGGCCAGCGGTGATTCCTACGGGAACCGGCTCCATGAGGCCGCCGAGGACATCGAACCCCGCAGCAACGAAGTGATGGCCGGAATCGTCGACGGCCGCATAGCGTGGATCAAGGAGGGGAACCCGGAGGAGCCGCTGCTGGACGCCACCCTGCAGTCTTCAGTCACCAAGCTCCCCAACCGCTGGGCCGCCGCCTTCGGCGCGTTCGACGCCGGCCGCCGCCCACTCCGGACGGTGGCCCTGCCCGTGCCTGGCACGGCAGGCGAAAACACCGGGACGTATCTGTTGCTCGGCCGGGACGCCGCCGACCAGAGGGACCACAATCTCGCCTCCGTCCAGACCTACTCCCTGGTGGCCGCCGGCACGCTGCTCGCCGCCGCCCTGATCGGAGGCCTGGTGGCCGGGCGCCTGCTGGATCCGCTCCGCCGCCTGCGCGAAGCCACCCGCGTGGTCAGCCATGAGGACCTCACCCAGCGGGTGGAAGTACGCGACGGCGAGGACGATGTAACGCTTCTCGCGAAGACGTTCAACACCATGCTGGAAAGACTCGACGAGGGCGCGCGGCAGCAGCAACAGTTCCTCGACGACGCCGGCCACGAACTGCGCACCCCGCTGACGATTCTCCGCGGGCACCTGGAGCTGGTGTCCGTCGACGACCCCGCCGATGTGATGGCCACCCGCGAGGTGTTGCTGGAAGAGGTGGACAGGATGCAGCGCCTGGTCGATGACCTGCTGCTGCTCGCCAATGCCGGCCACCCTGACTTCATCAGGACGGCGCCCATCCGGATCCCGGATTTCCTCCCTCAGGTGATGGAAAAAATCCATGTCCTCGGCGACCGACGCTGGCAGATCGACGAATGCGCCGACTGCACGGTGGAGGCCGACCCCCAGCGTCTCACCCAGGCCTTCGTCCAGCTGGCAGCCAACGCCGTTAAGTACACCGGCAGTGCCGCCACGATCGCCCTGGGCAGCAAGGTGGAAGGCGCGACGGCGCCGGACGGCGCCCGGGTGCCCGGGCCCGAGACCCTGGTGCTCTGGGTGCGGGACACCGGCGCCGGCATCGAGATGAAGGACCAGGAGCGGATCTTTGAGCGGTTCGGCCGGGCGCGCCCGGGCCGCGGCGAGGAAGGATCCGGCCTGGGCCTCGCCATCGTCAGGGCCATCGCCGAAGCCCACGGCGGATCAGCCACCGTGGAATCCGCCTACGGGCAGGGTTCGCGCTTCATGATCAGGATTCCTTTGCAGTCCGTGGGGGCGGACCTATGA